The following are encoded in a window of Amaranthus tricolor cultivar Red isolate AtriRed21 chromosome 2, ASM2621246v1, whole genome shotgun sequence genomic DNA:
- the LOC130806352 gene encoding auxin-responsive protein IAA27-like — MSTPLEHDYIGLSELPSMENPVANLSPNPKSSNFALKTDLSLRLPGFESPERKIGSGVTIFGKEFEEKTLNGYSIGSLKASASGAKRGFSDAIDGCEQWVFSINGKSDTNLSKDGCLYSPKSGQNGKNLTDLENNRSQKFVQGTVPITPKPVQEKQKQVSGANEHGNAPSAKAQVVGWPPIRSFRKNTLASTSVKNNEQTEEKTTASCLFVKVSMDGAPYLRKVDLRTYRNYTEMSSALEKMFSCFISGQYRSNGHEKQHGLGCESQSTDLQNAEYVLTYEDKDGDWMLVGDVPWRMFTENCRKLRIMKGSEAIGLAPNSAEKFKTEA; from the exons ATGTCTACACCATTAGAGCATGATTACATAGGGTTATCAGAGCTTCCTTCAATGGAAAACCCTGTTGCTAATCTCTCTCCAAACCCAAAATCATCTAATTTTGCTTTGAAGACTGATTTGAGTCTTAGGTTACCTGGTTTTGAGTCACCAGAAAGGAAAATTGGTTCTGGGGTTACTATTTTTGGTAAGGAATTTGAAGAGAAAACCCTAAATGGGTATTCAATTGGCTCATTAAAGGCTTCTGCTTCTGGGGCCAAAAGGGGTTTTTCTGATGCTATAGATGGTTGTGAGCAATGGGTTTTCTCAATTAATGGGAAATCTGACACTAATTTGAGTAAAGATGGTTGCTTGTACTCTCCTAAGAGTGGGCAAAATGGTAAGAATTTGACTGATTTGGAGAACAATAGGTCTCAGAAATTTGTTCAAGGGACTGTCCCTATTACTCCTAAACCTGTTCAGGAGAAACAGAAACAGGTTTCTGGTGCTAATGAACATGGAAATGCTCCTTCTGCTAA AGCACAGGTTGTGGGATGGCCACCAATTCGATCTTTTCGGAAGAACACTCTTGCTTCTACATCTGTAAAGAACAATGAGCAGACGGAGGAAAAAACGACAGCTTCATGCCTCTTCGTCAAGGTTAGCATGGATGGTGCTCCATACTTGAGGAAGGTTGATCTCCGAACCTATAGGAACTATACGGAGATGTCATCTGCTCTGGAGAAGATGTTCAGCTGCTTTATATCTG GTCAGTATCGTTCCAATGGGCATGAAAAGCAACATGGATTGGGCTGCGAGAGTCAATCAACTGATCTCCAAAATGCTGAGTATGTGCTGACATACGAAGACAAGGATGGCGATTGGATGTTAGTTGGTGATGTCCCATGGAG GATGTTCACAGAGAACTGCAGGAAACTTCGGATCATGAAAGGATCAGAAGCTATCGGATTAG CACCGAATAGCGCCGAGAAGTTCAAGACTGAAGCCTGA
- the LOC130806745 gene encoding protein THYLAKOID ASSEMBLY 8, chloroplastic: MAVTLQSQLKPLITHLSLSSRNPNPNPPPFFVYCGPRGNRGPLVKGRVLSTEAIQAVQALKRAQRSNTATNNDSQSLNKTLSRLIKSDLLATLRELLRQGHCDLALTVFSTVRLEPWYKIDLSVYADLVSALDKKGGMGEDIDRLIKELELEIDGGDVIGWNDKKGLSRLVKVLIAAERRESTVRVYGVMKKCGWGCRGLGVEVDEYLAKVLSKGFRKFGELGLAKQVDLDLDLYLKACLGKDID, translated from the coding sequence ATGGCGGTCACTCTACAGTCTCAACTAAAACCTCTCATTACGcacctttctctctcctcccgCAACCCGAACCCGAATCCACCACCATTTTTCGTTTACTGTGGGCCAAGAGGAAACCGTGGGCCACTCGTAAAAGGCCGGGTTTTAAGCACCGAAGCAATCCAAGCAGTCCAAGCCCTAAAACGGGCCCAAAGATCAAACACCGCCACCAACAACGACTCCCAATCCCTTAACAAAACTCTCTCACGTCTCATAAAATCCGACCTGCTTGCTACTCTACGGGAGCTTCTACGACAAGGCCACTGCGACCTCGCTTTAACAGTCTTCTCCACCGTCCGATTAGAGCCCTGGTACAAGATTGATTTGTCTGTGTACGCTGATTTGGTGTCTGCTTTGGATAAGAAGGGAGGAATGGGAGAAGATATTGACCGTTTGATTAAGGAGCTTGAGTTGGAGATTGACGGTGGTGATGTGATTGGTTGGAATGATAAGAAAGGGTTGAGTAGATTGGTGAAGGTATTGATTGCAGCTGAGAGGAGAGAATCAACGGTTAGGGTTTATGGGGTTATGAAGAAATGTGGGTGGGGATGTAGGGGATTAGGAGTTGAAGTTGATGAGTATTTGgctaaggttttgagtaaaggGTTTAGAAAATTTGGTGAGTTGGGTTTGGCCAAGCAAGTTGATTTGGATCTTGATTTGTATCTTAAAGCTTGTTTGGGCAAAGATATTGATTAG